The DNA sequence GAATAGAGAGAGGACATAGATAGAAGTTGAGAAGAAGGAACTGTCGAATACGGTTCCTTCTTTCTGTATGAATTATCGGATAACTTAACAGGAGCAGATATGGATATTAATCTGGAATACTACAAAATATTTTATTATGTTGGAAAAATGAAAAGTATTACATTAGCGGCAGAAGAATTGTCAGTTTCACAACCAGCCGTAAGTCAGGCAATAAAGAATCTGGAAGAGGCACTTGGAAGTCCTTTATTTGTAAGAACTCCAAAGGGAGTACGATTTACCACAGAAGGAGAAATGCTATATTCTTTTGTGCAGCGAGGTTACGAATATATTCAGCAAGGAGAACGAAAGTTTAAAGAGATGCTGGAACTAGAAACGGGTGAGATTCGTATTGGTGCCAGTGATATGACACTGCAGTTCTATCTGTTGGAGATGCTGGAGCAGTTTCACCGATGTTATCCGGGAATAAAAGTAACAGTAACCAATGCACCAACTCCTGAGACTTTAAAGCATCTTCAGGATGGGAAAATTGATTTTGGTGTGGTAAGTACACCGATTATCAGTAAACATGACTGGAAAATAGAAGCAGTTCGCACTATAGAAGATGTATTTGTGGCAGGAAAGAACTTTGGGGAACTAAAAGGAAAGACGTTGACGTATGCCCAGTTGGAAAAACTTCCGATTATGTGTCTGGAGGGGACAACGTCTACCAGAAATTATGTAGATGGTTTTTTAAAGGAAAACGGAGTAGTGTTGCATCCGGAATTTGAACTTGCAACCAGCAATATGCTGATTCAATTTGCTGTAAAAGGATTGGGAATTGCAAGTGTGGTAAAAGATTTTGCCACAGATTATTTAAAATCAGGGGAACTGTTTTTACTCGAATTTGAAGAAAAGATTCCAAAAAGGAAAATCTGCGTGGTTACAGATGAAAGGATACCTATGTCTGCCGCGGCACAACAGTTACTAAATATGATGGGAAAAGATAAGTAGAAGTTATAACAAATATAATAAACATTGATTTTACTTATGCGTATATTTCCTGTATAATCGTGAAGTAAAAAGGTTAAAACACAAGGAGGAATTCAAACATGGTAAAGGCTGTTGTTGGAGCCAACTGGGGCGATGAAGGAAAAGGAAAGATTACAGATACGCTGGCAAAGGAAGCAGATATTATTGTACGTTTCCAGGGAGGCGCGAATGCAGGACATACAATCGTAAATGATTACGGTAAGTTTGCATTACATTCTCTTCCAAGTGGTGTATTCTATAATCATACCACAAGCATTATCGGAAACGGAGTAGCATTGAACATCCCGGTATTATTTAAAGAGATTCAGTCCATTGTGGATAGAAATGTCCCAATGCCGAAGATTCTTGTATCCGACCGCGCACAAATAGTAATGTCTTATCATATTTTGTTTGACCAGTGCGAGGAAGAACGTCTGGGCAAGAAATCTTTTGGTTCCACAAAGTCAGGAATTGCTCCATTTTATTCTGATAAATATGCAAAAATCGGATTTCAAGTCAGTGAGTTGTTTGATGAGGAATTGTTAAAGGAAAAGGTAGAGCGTGTCTGCGAAACTAAAAATGTCATTTTAGAGCATTTGTATCATAAGCCGGCACTGAAGCCAGAGGATTTGTTAGAAGAACTTCACAGTTATAGAGAAATGGTAGAACCGTATGTATGTGATACTTCTGCTTATCTTTACGAAGCAATTAAGGCAGGAAAGAATATTTTGTTAGAGGGGCAGTTAGGTTCCTTAAAGGATCCGGATCATGGTATTTATCCAATGGTAACGTCTTCTTCCACATTAGCAGCTTACGGTGCAATTGGAGCAGGAATTCCACCTTATGAGATAAAGAAAGTAATTACAGTATGTAAGGCATATTCTTCTGCCGTTGGAGCAGGCGCATTTGTCAGTGAGATTTTCGGTGATGAGGCAGACGAATTAAGACGCCGCGGTGGTGATGGCGGAGAATTCGGTGCGACTACCGGACGTCCAAGACGTATGGGATGGTTTGATGTGGTAGCAAGTAAGTATGGTTGCCGTATTCAGGGAACAACAGATGTTGCCTTTACAGTATTGGATGTACTTGGATATTTAGATGAGATTCCGGTTTGTGTAGGATATGAAATTGACGGAGAAGTAACGACAGAATTCCCAACTACTGCGAAGTTGGAGAAGGCAAAACCGGTATTGGAAAAACTGCCAGGATGGAAATGTGATATCCGTGGTATCAAGAAATATGAAGATTTACCGGAGAACTGCCGTAAGTATATTGAGTTTGTAGAAGAAAAGATTGGCTTCCCAATTACCATGGTTTCTAATGGTCCGGGAAGAGATGACATTATCTATCGATAAGAGGAGAATAGTATGATTCGTAATATTATCTTTGATGTAGGAAATGTGTTAGTGGAATACAGCTGGGAGCGGATGCTTAAGGCATTACATATTACGGGAGAAGCATATGACGCTGTTGCGAAAGCAACAGCGTTATCTCCTATGTGGAATGAATTGGACCGAAGCCGTATGAGTGATGAAGCGATTTTAGAAGGTTTTATCCAGAATGCCCCGGAGTATGAGAAGGAAATTCGTCTAGTCTGGGATAATATTCCCGAGAGTATTCATTGCTACGATTATTCAGTAGAGTGGGTGAGAAAATTCAAGAAAAAAGGTTATAAGACCTATATTTTATCCAATTATTCCAGACGTGGATATGAGATGACCAAACAGGAACTTCCATTTGTGTCAGATATGGATGGTGTTGTATTTTCTTTTGAAGTATGCCAGACGAAACCGGAGCCGGAGATTTATCAGACACTGTTTGAGAAATATAATTTGAAACCGGAAGAGTGTGTTTTTATGGATGACAATGAGAAGAATGTTATAGCAGCAAGAGAGGCTGGTATGCAGGCAATCTGGTTTAAAAATAAAGAGCAGGCAGAAACAGAACTAGAAAAACTTGGAGTAGATATATCATAACAAGAATGAAAGGGAATCAGTAAAAATACTGGTTCCCTTTTTTCATCACAAAAAAAACACAGTTTTTTCCGGAAATCAACACATTTTCTTCCTAGAATAGAATAAGGATGTTTTAGGACAAAAAACATCGAAGAAAACACAGGGAGGAATCAACGTGATTGAAATTACACATCTGACCAAGAAATATGGCAATCATGTGGCAGTAGATGACTTAAGTCTTACTGTGGAAAAAGGAAAAATATATGGTTTCCTTGGACCAAACGGGGCTGGAAAGTCTACTACTATGAACATGATTACAGGGTATCTTGGAGCCACATCCGGAGAAATAAAAATCAACGGATTCGATATTTTGAAACAGCCTCAGGAGGCGAAAAAGTCTATCGGCTATCTGCCGGAAATGCCACCACTGTATGTCGAAATGACAGTAAAGGAATATATGAGATTTGTCGCAGAATTAAAGCAGATTCCAAAGTCAGAACGCCAAGAAGCAGTAGAAAAGGCGATGGAAATGACAGGCATTACGGAAATGAAGGAAAGACTGATACGAAATCTGTCTAAAGGATATAAGCAGAGAGTGGGAATGGCTCAGGCAATCCTAGGATTTCCGGAGATTATTATTTTAGATGAACCGACGGTTGGATTAGATCCAAAGCAGATGATAGAGGTTCGAGAACTGATAAAAAAGTTGGGAGAAGACCATACAGTTATTTTGAGTTCTCATATT is a window from the Roseburia sp. 499 genome containing:
- a CDS encoding HAD family hydrolase — protein: MIRNIIFDVGNVLVEYSWERMLKALHITGEAYDAVAKATALSPMWNELDRSRMSDEAILEGFIQNAPEYEKEIRLVWDNIPESIHCYDYSVEWVRKFKKKGYKTYILSNYSRRGYEMTKQELPFVSDMDGVVFSFEVCQTKPEPEIYQTLFEKYNLKPEECVFMDDNEKNVIAAREAGMQAIWFKNKEQAETELEKLGVDIS
- a CDS encoding ABC transporter ATP-binding protein, whose translation is MIEITHLTKKYGNHVAVDDLSLTVEKGKIYGFLGPNGAGKSTTMNMITGYLGATSGEIKINGFDILKQPQEAKKSIGYLPEMPPLYVEMTVKEYMRFVAELKQIPKSERQEAVEKAMEMTGITEMKERLIRNLSKGYKQRVGMAQAILGFPEIIILDEPTVGLDPKQMIEVRELIKKLGEDHTVILSSHILSEISAVCDHIFIISKGKLVASDTTENLTAKMQGGLELTLEIKGAEEDVRRVAENISGVHSMQIEMENEEICKLILETEKDTDIREQVFYAFADAELPIFGMSTSGKSLEDIFLTLTGEGGQQ
- a CDS encoding LysR family transcriptional regulator — protein: MDINLEYYKIFYYVGKMKSITLAAEELSVSQPAVSQAIKNLEEALGSPLFVRTPKGVRFTTEGEMLYSFVQRGYEYIQQGERKFKEMLELETGEIRIGASDMTLQFYLLEMLEQFHRCYPGIKVTVTNAPTPETLKHLQDGKIDFGVVSTPIISKHDWKIEAVRTIEDVFVAGKNFGELKGKTLTYAQLEKLPIMCLEGTTSTRNYVDGFLKENGVVLHPEFELATSNMLIQFAVKGLGIASVVKDFATDYLKSGELFLLEFEEKIPKRKICVVTDERIPMSAAAQQLLNMMGKDK
- a CDS encoding adenylosuccinate synthase encodes the protein MVKAVVGANWGDEGKGKITDTLAKEADIIVRFQGGANAGHTIVNDYGKFALHSLPSGVFYNHTTSIIGNGVALNIPVLFKEIQSIVDRNVPMPKILVSDRAQIVMSYHILFDQCEEERLGKKSFGSTKSGIAPFYSDKYAKIGFQVSELFDEELLKEKVERVCETKNVILEHLYHKPALKPEDLLEELHSYREMVEPYVCDTSAYLYEAIKAGKNILLEGQLGSLKDPDHGIYPMVTSSSTLAAYGAIGAGIPPYEIKKVITVCKAYSSAVGAGAFVSEIFGDEADELRRRGGDGGEFGATTGRPRRMGWFDVVASKYGCRIQGTTDVAFTVLDVLGYLDEIPVCVGYEIDGEVTTEFPTTAKLEKAKPVLEKLPGWKCDIRGIKKYEDLPENCRKYIEFVEEKIGFPITMVSNGPGRDDIIYR